The Candidatus Palauibacter scopulicola genome includes a window with the following:
- a CDS encoding carboxylesterase family protein has product MHRDFPTHPSRALSRTFSRVLLATLAAGGFVAPLHAQDTRVETASGNVNGVLVDGIRSYKGIPFAAPPVGDRRWKPPQPVEAWGQRTLRAHSFGPECMQTPYGAGSFFGGPPAPTAEDCLYLNVWTGAADASERRPVMVWIHGGALTRGSGSTGIYDGTALAEKGAVVVTINYRLGAFGYLAHPLLTAESEHGSSGNYGVLDQVAALEWVRDNIAAFGGDPERVTIFGESAGSWSVNTLMATPLAAGLFHRAIGQSGGRFGPMMRLSEPPEGGRSAEEIGAAFLGALGAETLEEMRRLSAASVLAGLESPAGRGFRTAENVDGWVLPTDVTTAFAEGAHNHVAVLVGFNADEMTSLSSPRSVPETLDAWREWVTGRVGDDAESFNDAYPVKEEDEIFDAFMRSRGDALFGIQMRTWARASETAGADAWLYYFTHEPPGPAKEYLKSYHAAEIVYAFGNVGPGEREAVDRQLAQTMSSYWVNFAANGDPNGPGLPPWPAYTRDSEAHLVLGPMVEAGSKLRTAQLDFWERRLRAGMP; this is encoded by the coding sequence ATGCATCGTGACTTCCCCACTCATCCGTCCCGCGCGCTGTCCCGTACATTCTCCCGCGTCCTGCTGGCCACCCTGGCCGCTGGCGGCTTCGTGGCGCCGCTGCACGCGCAGGACACCCGCGTCGAGACCGCCAGCGGGAACGTCAACGGCGTCCTCGTTGACGGCATCCGCTCCTACAAGGGGATTCCGTTCGCCGCTCCGCCGGTGGGGGACCGGCGCTGGAAGCCGCCGCAGCCGGTCGAAGCGTGGGGACAGCGGACGCTGCGCGCGCACAGCTTCGGCCCGGAGTGCATGCAGACCCCCTACGGCGCGGGCTCGTTCTTCGGAGGTCCTCCCGCCCCAACGGCCGAGGACTGCCTGTACCTGAACGTCTGGACCGGGGCCGCCGACGCCTCGGAACGGCGGCCGGTCATGGTCTGGATCCACGGCGGCGCGCTCACGCGGGGGTCCGGCTCCACCGGCATCTACGACGGGACGGCGCTGGCGGAGAAGGGCGCCGTCGTCGTCACGATCAACTACCGGCTCGGAGCGTTCGGTTACCTCGCGCACCCTCTCCTAACGGCCGAGTCGGAGCACGGCTCGTCCGGCAACTACGGCGTCCTCGACCAGGTCGCCGCGCTCGAATGGGTGCGCGACAACATCGCGGCCTTCGGCGGGGACCCGGAGCGCGTGACGATCTTCGGCGAGTCGGCCGGCTCGTGGAGCGTGAACACGCTGATGGCGACGCCGCTGGCGGCGGGACTCTTCCATCGCGCCATCGGACAGAGCGGGGGACGGTTCGGTCCCATGATGCGCCTTTCGGAGCCGCCGGAGGGCGGACGCTCCGCCGAGGAGATCGGAGCGGCGTTCCTCGGGGCGCTCGGGGCGGAGACCCTGGAGGAGATGCGGAGACTCTCCGCCGCAAGCGTGCTGGCGGGGCTCGAGTCGCCGGCCGGCCGGGGCTTCAGGACGGCGGAGAACGTGGACGGCTGGGTGCTGCCGACGGACGTGACGACGGCGTTCGCCGAGGGAGCGCACAACCACGTCGCGGTGCTCGTCGGGTTCAACGCGGATGAGATGACCTCGCTCTCGTCTCCCAGATCCGTGCCGGAGACGCTCGACGCGTGGCGCGAGTGGGTGACGGGCCGCGTGGGCGACGATGCGGAGAGCTTCAACGACGCCTATCCCGTGAAGGAGGAGGACGAGATCTTCGACGCCTTCATGCGAAGCCGCGGCGACGCCCTGTTCGGGATCCAGATGCGGACGTGGGCGCGGGCGTCGGAAACCGCCGGCGCGGATGCCTGGCTCTACTACTTCACGCACGAGCCTCCGGGACCCGCGAAGGAGTATCTCAAGTCGTACCACGCGGCCGAGATCGTGTACGCTTTCGGCAACGTCGGGCCCGGCGAACGGGAGGCGGTGGACCGACAGTTGGCGCAGACGATGTCCTCCTACTGGGTGAACTTCGCCGCGAACGGGGACCCGAACGGCCCCGGACTCCCGCCGTGGCCGGCCTACACGCGCGATTCCGAGGCCCATCTCGTGCTGGGGCCGATGGTCGAGGCGGGGAGCAAACTCCGCACGGCCCAACTCGACTTCTGGGAACGGCGCCTGCGCGCCGGGATGCCGTGA
- the asd gene encoding aspartate-semialdehyde dehydrogenase, producing the protein MRVTQPSNERLPVAVLGATGIVGQRLVRMLDGHPSLRLASVAASGRRAGDRYGDAVRWSLGGDPPAEAADLPLRVATEPPEYRIVLSALPSGVARELEPALAEAGHIVSTNASAHRLRDDVPLLVPEVNPQALALAARQPWSEGGGRLVANPNCVVAGLALALAPLQEAFGIEAATVVTLQAVSGAGLEGVGSVQIEGNAIPWIPGEEEKIEPELNKILGTDIPVAASVNRVPVLDGHTANVFLKLASPASPGDAARVLGEFRAPPSLPDLPSLPEQPLIVRSEPDRPQPRLDIGAAGGMAASVGRIRAAPPHDLAITVVAHNGIRGAAGACLLNAELCLAREARWRARHSDPRAAPAGIGQVHGSSRPGVRA; encoded by the coding sequence ATGCGCGTAACCCAGCCGTCGAATGAACGCCTGCCGGTGGCCGTGCTGGGCGCGACCGGGATCGTCGGGCAGCGGCTCGTCCGGATGCTGGACGGGCACCCCTCCCTGCGGCTCGCCTCCGTCGCGGCGTCCGGGAGGCGCGCGGGCGACAGGTACGGCGACGCGGTCCGCTGGAGCCTGGGCGGAGATCCTCCCGCGGAGGCCGCCGACCTGCCGCTCCGCGTCGCCACGGAACCGCCGGAGTACCGCATCGTGCTCTCCGCGCTTCCCTCGGGCGTGGCGCGCGAACTCGAGCCGGCGCTCGCGGAAGCCGGACACATCGTGAGCACGAACGCCTCGGCTCACCGGCTGAGGGACGACGTGCCGCTGCTGGTGCCGGAGGTCAACCCGCAGGCGCTGGCCCTCGCCGCGAGACAGCCCTGGTCGGAAGGGGGAGGTCGCCTCGTCGCCAACCCGAACTGCGTGGTGGCGGGGCTGGCGCTCGCCCTGGCGCCTTTGCAGGAGGCCTTCGGGATCGAGGCCGCCACGGTCGTGACCCTGCAGGCGGTGTCAGGCGCCGGCCTCGAGGGCGTCGGTTCCGTTCAGATCGAGGGGAACGCCATCCCCTGGATTCCCGGTGAAGAGGAGAAGATCGAGCCGGAACTCAACAAGATCCTGGGGACGGATATTCCCGTGGCGGCGAGCGTCAACCGCGTGCCGGTGCTCGACGGCCATACCGCGAACGTCTTTCTGAAACTCGCATCCCCCGCGAGTCCCGGAGACGCCGCACGGGTGCTCGGCGAGTTCAGAGCCCCGCCATCTCTGCCGGACCTGCCTTCGCTTCCCGAACAACCGCTCATCGTCCGGTCGGAACCCGACCGTCCGCAGCCGCGCCTGGACATCGGCGCGGCCGGCGGGATGGCGGCGAGCGTGGGCAGAATCCGCGCCGCGCCGCCCCACGACCTCGCGATAACCGTGGTCGCCCACAACGGCATCCGGGGCGCCGCCGGCGCCTGTTTGCTCAATGCCGAGTTGTGTCTCGCGCGAGAGGCCCGCTGGCGCGCGAGGCACTCCGATCCGCGTGCCGCACCGGCAGGAATCGGCCAGGTACACGGAAGTTCACGGCCCGGCGTTCGGGCCTGA
- a CDS encoding MGMT family protein yields MASDLHERICNVVARIPAGRVATYGQVAQLAGLGGQARLVGYALYASDRPLPWHRVINARGEISPRGDSYSEMIQYQLLANEGVEFDKWGRISLKRFRWNGEMPPPASSSPPS; encoded by the coding sequence ATGGCTTCGGACCTCCACGAGCGCATCTGCAACGTCGTCGCCCGGATTCCCGCCGGTCGGGTCGCCACCTACGGGCAGGTCGCGCAACTCGCCGGACTCGGCGGACAGGCCCGGCTCGTGGGTTACGCGCTCTATGCCTCCGACCGGCCGCTCCCCTGGCACCGCGTGATCAACGCGCGCGGCGAGATCAGCCCCCGCGGCGACTCGTACTCCGAGATGATCCAGTACCAGTTGCTGGCCAACGAGGGGGTGGAGTTCGACAAGTGGGGACGCATCTCGCTCAAGCGCTTCCGCTGGAACGGGGAGATGCCGCCCCCGGCCAGCTCCTCGCCTCCTTCCTGA
- a CDS encoding serpin family protein — MTEARTSASGCPRARSGARRLRFIGLRTVLVLAAAGCGESFTGPPGGVDEITRLPRDLSPAEVEVIGAGNRFALRLLAQANHPGENLFLSPFSASMALGMTMNGAAGETWSQMRDVLGFGDLAEDEINAAYASLLELLVGLDPAVETAVGNSVWTRRGFPVHADFLAAVRGSFKAEVAELDFADPSASVRINEWVRAATNGRIEDIVPAAIPGNVVMYLINAIYFKAPWTFQFDPSDTRSERFHLDDGSTRAVPLMTLRRDLPYQENARFQAVDLPYGGSAFSMTVLLPAPDVSVDELAASLDAAQWEEIADSFRETDVSLFLPRFRMARERTLNDDLRALGMVDAFDHRADLSRLSPAGGLWISSVKQKSWVEVNEEGTEAAAATGVIVVTSAGPVVRADRPFLFFIRERLSGTILFAGKFASPPAG; from the coding sequence ATGACCGAGGCGAGAACATCCGCATCCGGCTGCCCCCGCGCCCGATCCGGCGCGCGCCGCCTCCGGTTCATTGGCCTGCGGACCGTTCTCGTGCTCGCGGCCGCGGGATGCGGGGAATCCTTCACGGGTCCGCCAGGGGGCGTGGACGAGATCACCCGGCTTCCGCGTGACTTGAGCCCGGCGGAAGTCGAGGTCATCGGGGCGGGGAACCGGTTCGCCCTCCGCCTCCTCGCGCAGGCCAACCACCCCGGCGAAAACCTGTTCCTGTCGCCTTTCTCGGCGTCCATGGCGCTCGGGATGACCATGAACGGGGCTGCCGGGGAGACCTGGAGCCAGATGCGCGACGTGCTGGGGTTCGGGGACCTCGCCGAGGATGAGATCAACGCCGCCTACGCGTCACTGCTCGAACTCCTCGTCGGTCTCGACCCGGCCGTCGAGACGGCCGTCGGGAACTCGGTGTGGACCCGGCGGGGCTTCCCGGTGCATGCGGACTTCCTGGCCGCCGTGCGCGGGAGCTTCAAGGCCGAGGTGGCGGAACTCGACTTCGCGGATCCCTCGGCGTCCGTCCGGATCAACGAGTGGGTGAGAGCCGCGACGAACGGCCGAATCGAAGACATCGTTCCCGCGGCGATTCCCGGCAATGTCGTCATGTACCTGATCAACGCGATCTACTTCAAGGCTCCGTGGACGTTCCAGTTCGATCCGTCCGACACGCGAAGCGAGCGTTTCCACCTGGATGACGGATCCACGCGGGCCGTGCCGCTCATGACCCTGCGGAGAGACCTCCCCTATCAGGAGAACGCCCGATTCCAGGCCGTGGACCTGCCGTACGGGGGCAGCGCGTTCTCGATGACGGTCCTCCTTCCAGCGCCGGACGTGAGCGTGGACGAACTCGCTGCGTCTCTCGACGCGGCGCAATGGGAGGAGATCGCCGACAGCTTCCGCGAGACCGATGTTTCGCTCTTCCTCCCGCGCTTTCGCATGGCCCGCGAACGTACCTTGAACGACGATCTGAGGGCGCTCGGCATGGTCGACGCGTTCGATCACCGGGCGGATCTCTCAAGACTCTCGCCGGCCGGAGGCCTCTGGATTTCCAGCGTGAAGCAGAAGTCCTGGGTCGAGGTCAACGAAGAGGGCACCGAGGCGGCCGCCGCAACCGGGGTCATTGTGGTGACGAGCGCCGGTCCCGTCGTTCGGGCCGACCGTCCGTTCCTGTTCTTCATCCGGGAACGCCTCTCGGGCACGATCCTCTTCGCCGGGAAGTTCGCGAGCCCGCCCGCAGGCTGA
- a CDS encoding type II toxin-antitoxin system RelE/ParE family toxin: MSAAKRLPAAFYATAGGNEPVREWLLELDAESRRAIGIDIATVEFGWPIGMPLTRSLGRGLHEIRSRISGRRIARVIFVIHDNRLVLLHGFVKKTKKVPKSDIDIARRRAREFVHG, translated from the coding sequence ATGTCAGCGGCTAAACGCCTCCCCGCCGCGTTCTATGCTACCGCCGGCGGCAACGAGCCCGTGCGGGAGTGGCTTCTCGAGCTTGACGCCGAGAGCCGGCGTGCGATCGGGATTGACATCGCGACCGTCGAGTTCGGATGGCCGATTGGCATGCCGCTCACCCGATCACTTGGCCGTGGTCTCCACGAGATACGATCACGGATCAGCGGTCGTCGGATCGCTCGCGTGATCTTCGTGATCCACGACAACCGGTTGGTGTTGCTGCACGGATTCGTAAAGAAGACGAAGAAGGTGCCGAAGTCCGATATCGACATCGCACGGAGGCGGGCAAGGGAGTTCGTTCATGGTTGA
- a CDS encoding helix-turn-helix domain-containing protein, protein MSTFGEDLIQSLNEALDHAKGEGPAIVHAPISPREVRMEAKLTQAQMAALMGMSLSGYRKWEQGRRRVSGPAAALLRIIKHDPNAVRPALVQSP, encoded by the coding sequence ATGAGCACGTTTGGAGAAGACCTGATCCAGTCCTTGAACGAGGCCTTGGACCATGCGAAGGGGGAGGGCCCCGCCATCGTTCACGCCCCGATCTCCCCGCGCGAAGTTCGTATGGAGGCGAAGCTGACACAGGCTCAAATGGCGGCCCTGATGGGAATGAGCCTCTCCGGCTACCGGAAGTGGGAGCAGGGGAGACGACGCGTCAGCGGCCCGGCTGCGGCGCTTCTGCGCATCATCAAGCACGATCCCAACGCCGTGCGGCCTGCGCTGGTGCAGTCGCCATAA
- a CDS encoding alpha/beta fold hydrolase — MNAVLPEGRRGTVAMPAEWSPELEAGIDARFRVRYELAGPEGAPLLVAMGGISADRHVCANALDPAPGWWRKLAGPGLAIDTNRWRLLAVDFLGSPGTFESRETFEPTGSSDPSMGSSPDRIHLTPADQADAVTVALRHLGVERAHRMLGASYGGMVALAMGIRHPAHLDGVVLIGAAHRGHPQAIGIHAVQRWIVEFADRHGRGSEGVALARALAFTTYKSAAGLDARFPHDWEWENGAPVYAVGRYLEKQGREFAERFAPETYLTLSASVDLCDLRPEELGVPAWLIGWEEDTLVPPWLLRETASRIGAPSYLRILNSDAGHDAFLLHAPDYEEALRASL, encoded by the coding sequence TTGAACGCCGTACTGCCGGAAGGCCGGAGGGGGACCGTCGCGATGCCGGCGGAGTGGAGCCCGGAACTGGAGGCCGGGATCGACGCCCGCTTCCGAGTGCGCTACGAACTCGCCGGACCCGAGGGCGCCCCGCTGCTCGTCGCGATGGGCGGGATCTCCGCCGACCGTCACGTCTGCGCCAACGCCCTGGATCCCGCGCCCGGCTGGTGGAGGAAGCTGGCGGGCCCGGGCCTCGCCATCGATACGAACCGCTGGCGGCTGCTCGCGGTCGACTTCCTCGGATCTCCGGGAACGTTCGAGTCCAGGGAGACGTTCGAGCCCACAGGGTCCTCCGACCCTTCCATGGGCTCCTCACCGGATCGGATTCATCTCACGCCCGCAGACCAGGCGGACGCCGTCACCGTCGCGCTGCGCCACCTCGGCGTCGAACGCGCCCACCGCATGCTGGGCGCCTCGTACGGCGGCATGGTCGCGCTGGCGATGGGGATCCGCCATCCCGCCCATCTCGACGGCGTCGTCCTGATCGGCGCGGCACACCGCGGCCATCCCCAGGCCATCGGGATCCACGCCGTGCAGCGCTGGATCGTCGAGTTCGCGGATCGGCACGGTCGGGGGAGCGAAGGCGTGGCGCTCGCCAGGGCGCTGGCATTCACGACCTACAAGTCGGCGGCCGGGCTCGACGCCCGCTTCCCGCACGACTGGGAGTGGGAGAACGGTGCCCCGGTCTACGCCGTCGGCCGTTACCTGGAGAAGCAGGGACGGGAGTTTGCGGAACGGTTCGCGCCGGAGACCTATCTGACGCTGTCGGCTTCGGTCGACCTGTGCGACCTGCGCCCGGAAGAACTCGGCGTCCCCGCCTGGCTCATCGGGTGGGAGGAGGACACGCTGGTTCCGCCCTGGCTGCTACGGGAGACCGCAAGCCGGATCGGCGCGCCTTCGTACCTGCGGATTCTGAACTCCGACGCCGGCCACGATGCCTTCCTGCTCCACGCCCCCGACTACGAGGAGGCCCTTCGAGCCTCGCTCTGA
- a CDS encoding DUF4212 domain-containing protein, with protein MNEPSSRDHLAYWRRNLRYVGTLLAIWALVSYGAGIVFAGALDTIRIPGTGFPLGFWFAQQGAIYVFVVLIFVYVVLMNRLDRAFDVDERDDVAGEEGAA; from the coding sequence ATGAACGAACCGTCAAGCCGCGACCATCTGGCGTACTGGCGCCGCAACCTCCGCTATGTGGGGACGCTCCTCGCGATCTGGGCGCTGGTGTCCTACGGCGCCGGGATCGTGTTTGCCGGCGCGCTCGACACGATCCGGATTCCGGGGACCGGCTTCCCGCTCGGGTTCTGGTTCGCGCAGCAGGGCGCGATCTACGTCTTCGTCGTCCTCATCTTCGTCTACGTCGTCCTCATGAACCGGCTCGACCGCGCGTTCGACGTGGATGAGCGTGACGACGTAGCCGGAGAGGAGGGCGCGGCATGA
- a CDS encoding O-acetylhomoserine aminocarboxypropyltransferase/cysteine synthase family protein, producing the protein MRDETVAIHLGYESEPTTHAVAVPLYQTVAYEFDDAQHGADLFNLEVEGNIYSRIMNPTQAVLEERIAQLERGLAALALSSGSAAVNYSVLNLAAAGDNIVSVPQLYGGTYTLFAHMLPQQGIEVRFAEGDGPDDLARLIDDRTKAVFVESIGNPAGNIVDLAAVADVAHAHGVATIVDNTVATPALLKPIEHGFDIVVHSLTKYIGGHGNSLGGAIVDSGKFDWTEHASRYPQFTTPEPSYHGVVYTEALGPAAYIGRARTVPLRNTGSAISPFNAFQIIQGIQTLNLRIERHSENALAVAQHLNDHPAVEWVSYAGLPGDPYHELALKYLGGRASGILTFGVKGGFEAGVKFYDALELFKRLVNIGDAKSLACHPASTTHRQLTEEEQLSVGVRPETIRLSVGIEHIEDIIEDLDRALAVASSARPAAA; encoded by the coding sequence ATGAGAGACGAAACTGTAGCGATTCACCTCGGATACGAGTCCGAGCCCACCACGCACGCGGTCGCGGTGCCGCTGTACCAGACCGTGGCGTACGAGTTCGATGACGCGCAACACGGCGCGGACCTCTTCAACCTCGAGGTCGAGGGCAACATCTACTCCCGCATCATGAACCCCACGCAGGCCGTGCTGGAGGAGCGGATTGCCCAGCTCGAGCGCGGGCTGGCGGCGCTGGCGCTGTCCTCCGGCAGCGCGGCCGTCAACTATTCGGTCCTCAACCTCGCCGCCGCGGGGGACAACATCGTCTCGGTGCCCCAGTTGTACGGCGGCACCTACACGCTCTTCGCCCACATGCTGCCGCAGCAGGGGATCGAGGTGCGCTTCGCCGAAGGCGACGGCCCGGACGATCTGGCCAGGCTGATCGATGACCGCACGAAGGCGGTGTTCGTCGAAAGCATCGGCAACCCGGCGGGCAACATCGTGGACCTTGCGGCGGTGGCCGACGTGGCGCACGCCCACGGCGTCGCCACCATCGTGGACAACACGGTCGCCACGCCCGCGCTCCTCAAGCCGATCGAGCACGGGTTCGACATCGTGGTGCACTCGCTGACGAAGTACATCGGCGGCCACGGCAACTCGCTCGGTGGCGCCATCGTCGACTCCGGGAAGTTCGACTGGACGGAGCACGCGAGCCGCTATCCGCAGTTCACCACGCCGGAGCCGAGCTACCACGGGGTCGTCTACACGGAGGCGCTCGGGCCGGCCGCCTACATCGGGCGGGCGCGCACGGTGCCGCTGCGGAACACAGGATCGGCGATCTCGCCCTTCAACGCGTTCCAGATCATCCAGGGGATCCAGACGCTGAACCTCCGCATCGAGCGCCACTCCGAGAACGCGCTGGCCGTGGCGCAGCACCTGAACGACCACCCGGCGGTGGAGTGGGTGAGCTACGCCGGTCTGCCGGGCGACCCCTACCACGAGCTGGCGCTGAAGTACCTCGGCGGCCGGGCGTCGGGGATCCTGACGTTCGGGGTGAAGGGCGGCTTCGAGGCGGGCGTGAAGTTCTACGACGCGCTCGAGCTGTTCAAGCGGCTCGTGAACATCGGGGATGCGAAGTCGCTGGCGTGCCACCCGGCGTCCACGACGCACCGGCAGCTCACCGAGGAAGAGCAGCTCAGCGTGGGGGTGCGCCCGGAGACGATCCGGCTCTCCGTGGGCATCGAGCACATCGAGGACATCATCGAGGACCTCGACCGCGCGCTGGCCGTGGCGTCGTCGGCCCGGCCGGCCGCCGCATAG
- a CDS encoding sodium:solute symporter family protein translates to MTVLQWTATLVGLSFALYIGIAIWSRAHSTSEFYVAGKGVHPLANGMATAADWMSAASFISMAGIISFLGYDGSVYLMGWTGGYVLLALLLAPYLRKFGAFTVPDFVGERYYSQTARVVAVICAIFVSFTYVAGQMRGVGIVFSRFLEIDIVWGVIIGMGIVFFYAVLGGMKGITYTQVAQYCVLIFAYMVPAIFLSMMVTGIPIPQIGLGAADQETGTFLLDRLNGLHQELGFTAYTDGTKSTLDVLAITAALMVGTAGLPHVIIRFYTVPKVRDARISVGWALVFIALLYTAAPAVAVFARTNLLNTVTDQPYAEMPEWFTKWETTGLISYEDHNGDGLIQYVGADAVDAAGAPVQNELTIDRDIMVLANPEIARLPNWVVGLVAAGGLAAALSTAAGLLLVLSAAISHDLLKRNWRPDISERGELLAARFSAGAAVLVAGYLGINPPGFVAEVVAFAFGLAASSFFPVIILGIFSKRLNREGAIAGMLCGITLTAAYIVYFKFVNPAANVAENWWFGISPEGIGALGMAVNFAVATVVSRFTPAPPAEAQRLVERIRLPRGAGEAHEISG, encoded by the coding sequence ATGACGGTCCTCCAGTGGACGGCGACGCTCGTCGGGCTTTCGTTCGCGCTCTATATCGGCATCGCGATCTGGTCGCGGGCCCATTCCACGAGCGAGTTCTACGTGGCGGGCAAGGGGGTCCATCCCCTCGCCAACGGGATGGCGACCGCGGCGGACTGGATGTCGGCCGCCTCCTTCATCTCGATGGCCGGGATCATCTCCTTCCTCGGCTACGATGGCTCGGTCTACCTCATGGGCTGGACGGGGGGCTACGTGCTCCTGGCGCTGCTTCTCGCACCGTATCTGCGGAAGTTCGGCGCGTTCACCGTCCCCGACTTCGTGGGAGAGCGCTACTACTCCCAGACGGCGCGGGTCGTGGCCGTGATCTGCGCGATCTTCGTCTCGTTCACCTACGTCGCGGGCCAGATGCGCGGCGTGGGGATCGTGTTCAGCCGCTTCCTGGAGATCGACATCGTCTGGGGCGTGATCATCGGGATGGGGATCGTCTTCTTCTACGCGGTGCTCGGCGGGATGAAGGGGATCACCTACACGCAGGTGGCGCAGTACTGCGTGCTGATCTTCGCGTACATGGTGCCCGCGATCTTCCTCTCGATGATGGTCACGGGAATCCCGATTCCGCAGATCGGGCTCGGCGCGGCGGACCAGGAGACGGGGACGTTCCTGCTCGACCGCCTGAACGGACTGCACCAGGAACTGGGCTTCACCGCCTACACGGACGGGACGAAATCGACGCTCGACGTGCTCGCGATCACGGCCGCGCTCATGGTGGGGACGGCGGGGCTGCCGCACGTCATCATCCGCTTCTACACGGTGCCGAAGGTGCGGGACGCGCGGATCAGCGTGGGCTGGGCGCTCGTGTTCATCGCGCTCCTGTACACGGCGGCGCCGGCGGTGGCGGTGTTCGCGCGGACGAACCTGCTCAACACGGTGACGGACCAGCCGTACGCGGAGATGCCGGAGTGGTTCACGAAGTGGGAGACGACGGGGTTGATCTCGTACGAGGACCACAACGGGGACGGACTCATCCAGTACGTGGGGGCGGACGCGGTGGACGCGGCGGGGGCGCCCGTGCAGAACGAACTCACGATCGACCGCGACATCATGGTGCTCGCGAACCCGGAGATCGCGCGGCTGCCGAACTGGGTGGTGGGACTCGTGGCGGCGGGCGGGCTGGCGGCGGCGCTCTCGACGGCGGCCGGACTCCTGCTCGTGCTCTCGGCGGCGATCAGCCACGACCTGCTCAAGCGCAACTGGCGTCCGGACATCAGCGAGCGGGGCGAACTCCTCGCGGCGCGGTTCAGCGCCGGGGCGGCCGTCCTCGTGGCCGGGTATCTGGGGATCAATCCGCCGGGCTTCGTGGCGGAGGTCGTCGCGTTCGCGTTCGGGCTCGCGGCATCGTCCTTCTTCCCCGTCATCATCCTCGGCATCTTCTCGAAGCGGCTCAACCGCGAGGGGGCGATCGCGGGCATGCTGTGCGGCATCACGCTCACGGCGGCCTACATCGTCTACTTCAAGTTCGTGAACCCGGCCGCGAACGTGGCGGAAAACTGGTGGTTCGGGATCTCACCCGAGGGGATCGGGGCCCTGGGAATGGCGGTGAACTTCGCGGTGGCGACCGTCGTGTCCCGCTTCACGCCCGCGCCCCCGGCCGAGGCGCAGCGGCTGGTGGAGCGGATCCGCCTGCCGCGGGGCGCCGGCGAGGCACACGAAATCAGCGGCTGA